The following are from one region of the Streptomyces decoyicus genome:
- the rpsR gene encoding 30S ribosomal protein S18, giving the protein MPRRHDPRRTPTPRPNPLDAAGITYIDYKDTDLLRKFLSDRCKIRSRRITRVSAQQQRQLSRAIKNAREMALLPYASR; this is encoded by the coding sequence ATGCCCCGTCGGCACGACCCGCGCCGGACGCCCACGCCCCGCCCCAATCCGCTGGACGCGGCGGGCATCACGTACATCGACTACAAGGACACCGATCTGCTGCGGAAGTTCCTCTCCGACCGCTGCAAGATCCGCAGCCGCCGGATCACCCGGGTCAGCGCGCAGCAGCAGCGGCAGCTCTCCCGGGCGATCAAGAACGCCCGGGAGATGGCGCTGCTCCCGTACGCGTCACGGTGA
- a CDS encoding DUF397 domain-containing protein: MLHAYNGMAATDLRDVAWQKSRHSNSQGSCVEFAKLPGGDIAVRNSRFPDGPALIYTPAEVQAMLLGIKDGEFDHLVRD, from the coding sequence GTGCTCCACGCATACAACGGCATGGCCGCCACAGATCTCCGCGATGTGGCATGGCAGAAGAGCAGGCACAGCAACTCCCAGGGCTCCTGTGTGGAGTTCGCCAAGCTGCCCGGGGGTGACATCGCGGTACGCAACTCCCGCTTCCCGGACGGACCCGCGCTCATCTACACACCGGCCGAGGTCCAGGCGATGCTGCTCGGCATCAAGGACGGCGAATTCGACCATCTCGTACGGGACTGA
- a CDS encoding ATP-binding protein: MGTKVLTMLEPLWQGFPPVDPLTVSGSASRTLPARYESVRCARAFTRETLQGWDLDDLFDSVALVVSELVTNALRHAILAAPEHPDAAPPARIHLMRWSSRLICAVRDPSDESPVAGEADSAAESGRGLYLVDSFSDSWGWHPLAGAAHGKIVWAQFRLP; this comes from the coding sequence ATGGGGACCAAGGTTTTGACCATGCTCGAGCCGTTATGGCAGGGCTTTCCTCCCGTCGACCCCTTGACTGTCTCCGGCTCCGCATCCCGCACACTCCCGGCACGCTATGAATCGGTGCGCTGTGCACGTGCGTTCACCCGCGAGACCCTGCAGGGCTGGGATCTGGACGATCTCTTCGACTCGGTCGCCCTGGTGGTGTCCGAGCTCGTCACCAATGCCCTGCGGCACGCGATCCTCGCCGCCCCGGAGCACCCCGACGCCGCGCCGCCCGCCCGGATCCATCTGATGCGCTGGTCCTCGCGGCTGATCTGTGCCGTACGGGACCCGAGCGATGAGTCACCGGTCGCCGGCGAGGCGGATTCCGCCGCGGAGTCGGGCCGTGGGCTGTATCTCGTGGATTCCTTCAGCGACAGCTGGGGCTGGCATCCACTGGCCGGTGCCGCACACGGCAAGATCGTGTGGGCGCAGTTCCGCCTGCCGTAG
- a CDS encoding helix-turn-helix domain-containing protein, with the protein MSASESSGSVVRRILLGSQLRRLRESRGITREAAGYSIRASESKISRMELGRVSFKARDVEDLLTLYGVGDEQEREALLSLAREANVAGWWHSYTDVLPGWFQTYVGLEGATSLLRVYEVQFVHGLLQTEAYAQAVVRRGMPDAGPAEIERRVALRLERQKLLVAERSAQFHCVLDEAALRRPYGERAVMREQMKHLIEVSERPNVRLQVMPFSLGGHAGESGAFTMLGFQESGLPDVVYLEQLTSALYVDKPEEVAQYARVMDRLQEEGPNPAETRDLLRGLLQLM; encoded by the coding sequence GTGTCCGCAAGTGAGTCGAGCGGGTCGGTGGTGCGGCGGATCCTGCTCGGGTCGCAGCTCCGCCGGCTGCGTGAATCGCGTGGGATAACCCGTGAGGCGGCCGGCTACTCGATCCGTGCGTCCGAATCGAAGATCAGCCGCATGGAGTTGGGCCGCGTGAGCTTCAAGGCACGTGACGTGGAGGACCTGCTCACGCTGTACGGCGTCGGTGACGAGCAGGAGCGCGAGGCGCTGCTGTCGCTGGCGCGGGAGGCGAATGTCGCCGGCTGGTGGCACAGCTATACCGATGTGCTGCCCGGCTGGTTCCAGACGTATGTGGGTCTGGAAGGAGCCACTTCCCTCCTCCGCGTCTACGAAGTCCAGTTCGTGCACGGTCTGTTGCAGACGGAGGCCTATGCGCAGGCCGTCGTCAGACGCGGCATGCCGGATGCCGGGCCCGCCGAGATAGAACGTCGCGTCGCGCTCCGTCTGGAGCGCCAGAAGCTGCTGGTGGCCGAGCGGTCGGCGCAGTTCCACTGTGTGCTGGACGAGGCCGCGCTGCGTCGCCCGTACGGCGAACGTGCCGTCATGCGCGAGCAGATGAAGCATCTGATCGAGGTGTCCGAGCGGCCCAATGTGCGGCTTCAGGTGATGCCCTTCAGTCTGGGAGGGCACGCGGGCGAGAGCGGAGCCTTCACCATGCTCGGCTTCCAGGAGTCGGGTCTGCCGGACGTCGTCTATCTGGAGCAGCTCACGAGCGCGCTCTATGTGGACAAGCCCGAAGAGGTGGCGCAGTACGCGCGGGTGATGGACCGCCTCCAGGAAGAGGGGCCGAATCCGGCCGAGACCAGGGACCTGTTGCGTGGTCTACTCCAACTGATGTGA
- a CDS encoding aldehyde dehydrogenase family protein — protein sequence MSYFDELAYQFIDGEWRAGSGSWDIVDFNPYNGEKLTSIPVATVEEIDQAYRAAERAQREWGATNPYARRLVFERVLRIIDDREAELAEAIAAEVGGTLVKVGFELHLAREFLREAIQLALRAEGRILPSPIDGKENRLYRLPVGVVGVISPFNFPFLLSLKSVAPAIALGNAVVLKPHQNTPVCGGGLVAKIFEEAGLPAGVLNVVVTDIAEIGDALIEHPVPKTISFTGSEKVGRHVATVAAAHFKHSVLELGGNSALVVLDDADIDYAVDAAVFSRFVHQGQVCMAANRVLVDRTVEREFTEKFVARVAALKVGDPTDPQTHIGPLINEGQAEAITSLVDRAVADGASALLHGETRGTLVAPSVLSGLPDDSPLLQQEIFGPVVVLVPFDGDEEAVRLTNATPYGLSGAVHTRDIERGVRFAKRIETGMFHVNDATVHDEPIVPFGGAKSSGVGRLNGDAMVEAFTTTKWISIQHGRSQFPF from the coding sequence ATGTCCTACTTCGACGAGTTGGCGTATCAGTTCATCGACGGCGAGTGGCGGGCCGGCAGCGGCTCATGGGACATCGTCGACTTCAATCCTTATAACGGCGAGAAGCTGACCTCCATACCCGTCGCCACGGTCGAGGAGATAGACCAGGCCTACCGCGCCGCGGAGCGCGCGCAGCGGGAGTGGGGCGCCACCAATCCGTACGCCAGGCGGCTCGTCTTCGAGCGCGTGCTGCGGATCATCGACGATCGTGAGGCGGAGCTGGCCGAGGCGATCGCCGCCGAGGTCGGCGGCACGCTCGTCAAGGTGGGCTTCGAGCTGCATCTGGCGCGGGAGTTCCTGCGCGAGGCGATCCAGCTGGCGCTGCGCGCCGAGGGCCGCATCCTGCCCTCGCCCATCGACGGCAAGGAGAACCGTCTCTACCGGCTGCCGGTCGGTGTCGTCGGGGTCATCAGCCCGTTCAACTTCCCCTTCCTGCTGTCGCTCAAGTCCGTCGCGCCCGCCATCGCCCTCGGCAACGCCGTCGTCCTCAAGCCGCACCAGAACACCCCGGTGTGCGGCGGCGGTCTGGTCGCCAAGATCTTCGAGGAGGCGGGGCTGCCGGCGGGCGTGCTCAATGTGGTGGTCACCGACATCGCCGAGATCGGTGATGCGCTGATCGAGCACCCGGTGCCCAAGACCATCTCCTTCACCGGCTCCGAGAAGGTCGGCCGGCATGTGGCGACGGTCGCCGCCGCCCACTTCAAGCACTCCGTGCTGGAACTGGGCGGCAACAGCGCACTGGTCGTCCTCGACGACGCCGATATCGACTACGCGGTGGACGCGGCCGTCTTCAGCCGCTTCGTCCACCAGGGCCAGGTCTGTATGGCCGCCAACCGCGTGCTCGTGGACCGCACCGTGGAGCGGGAGTTCACCGAGAAGTTCGTCGCCAGGGTCGCGGCCCTGAAGGTCGGCGACCCCACCGACCCGCAGACCCATATCGGCCCGCTGATCAACGAGGGCCAGGCCGAGGCGATCACCTCGCTGGTGGACCGCGCGGTCGCCGACGGCGCCTCGGCGCTCCTGCACGGCGAGACCCGGGGCACGCTGGTGGCGCCGAGCGTGCTGAGCGGACTGCCGGACGACTCCCCGCTGCTGCAACAGGAGATCTTCGGGCCCGTGGTGGTGCTGGTTCCGTTCGACGGCGACGAGGAAGCGGTGCGGCTCACCAACGCGACGCCCTACGGGCTCAGCGGTGCCGTGCACACCAGGGACATCGAGCGGGGTGTGCGGTTCGCCAAGCGCATCGAGACCGGGATGTTCCACGTCAACGACGCCACGGTCCATGACGAGCCGATCGTGCCCTTCGGCGGTGCGAAGAGCTCCGGGGTGGGGCGGCTGAACGGCGACGCGATGGTGGAGGCGTTCACCACGACCAAGTGGATCTCCATCCAGCACGGGCGGTCGCAGTTCCCGTTCTGA
- a CDS encoding DinB family protein — MPTHVLAEAHGDEAGALLAFLEAQRGGLRRSVLGLTDAQAAQRPSVSELSLAGLVKHVAETEQTWVETAQERPHSIERNAETWHLSFELGDGESLAEVLAFWDKVARRTEDFIRSVPSLNDTFPLPEAPWYPPQARQSMRWLVLHLIEETARHAGHADILRESLDGRTAFALVDEEQQAQRG; from the coding sequence ATGCCCACTCACGTTCTTGCCGAGGCCCACGGCGACGAGGCCGGCGCGCTGCTGGCCTTTCTGGAGGCCCAGCGCGGCGGGCTGCGGCGCTCGGTCCTGGGGCTGACCGATGCCCAGGCGGCCCAGCGTCCGAGCGTCAGTGAGCTGTCACTGGCCGGACTGGTCAAGCATGTCGCGGAGACCGAGCAGACCTGGGTGGAGACCGCGCAGGAACGGCCGCACTCCATCGAGCGGAACGCCGAGACCTGGCACCTGAGCTTCGAGCTCGGGGACGGCGAGAGCCTGGCGGAGGTGCTGGCGTTCTGGGACAAGGTCGCACGGCGCACGGAGGACTTCATCCGCTCCGTGCCGAGCCTGAACGACACCTTCCCGCTGCCCGAGGCGCCCTGGTACCCGCCGCAGGCCCGGCAGTCGATGCGCTGGCTGGTGCTGCATCTGATCGAGGAGACGGCCCGGCACGCCGGCCACGCCGACATCCTCCGCGAGTCCCTGGACGGCAGGACGGCCTTTGCCCTGGTGGACGAGGAGCAGCAGGCGCAGCGGGGGTGA
- a CDS encoding PadR family transcriptional regulator codes for MSAIRLLVLGAVRQHGRAHGYQVRNDLEYWGAHEWSNAKPGSIYHALKQMAKQGLLHAHDIAPSTAGGPPRTEYELTAAGEAEYFALLRAALAQHDQKVDMLSAAIGFVVDLPRAEAVALLKERVRALEEWRSTVTGYYTPEEGPETLGHIGEIMNMWVHSADSGAVWTRGLIERIEGGAYVFAGEGEPFVGVLADGQENPYAAKSARSQGDGEPGGDGDAGRKGGDGAATEAH; via the coding sequence ATGTCGGCGATCCGGCTGTTGGTACTGGGCGCCGTGCGGCAGCACGGCCGGGCGCACGGCTATCAGGTGCGCAACGACCTGGAGTACTGGGGCGCCCATGAGTGGTCCAACGCCAAGCCCGGCTCGATCTATCACGCGCTCAAGCAGATGGCCAAGCAAGGGCTGCTGCACGCCCATGACATCGCGCCCAGCACCGCCGGCGGTCCGCCGCGTACCGAGTACGAGCTGACCGCGGCGGGCGAGGCGGAGTACTTCGCGCTGCTGCGCGCGGCGCTCGCCCAGCACGACCAGAAGGTCGACATGCTCAGCGCGGCCATCGGCTTCGTCGTCGATCTGCCGCGGGCCGAGGCGGTGGCGCTGCTCAAGGAGCGGGTGCGGGCGCTGGAGGAGTGGCGGAGCACGGTCACCGGGTACTACACGCCCGAGGAAGGGCCCGAAACGCTCGGCCACATCGGCGAGATCATGAATATGTGGGTGCACTCCGCGGACAGCGGCGCCGTGTGGACGCGGGGGCTGATCGAGCGGATCGAGGGCGGGGCGTATGTCTTCGCCGGCGAGGGGGAGCCGTTCGTCGGCGTGCTGGCGGACGGGCAGGAGAATCCGTACGCGGCGAAGAGCGCGCGCTCCCAGGGGGACGGGGAGCCCGGAGGCGACGGGGACGCCGGGCGCAAGGGCGGCGACGGCGCCGCCACGGAAGCTCATTAA
- a CDS encoding ATP-binding cassette domain-containing protein, with the protein MTDRDHAIVVEGLHKHYGTKAALDGLDLTVPHGVVHGVLGPNGAGKTTLVRILSTLLRHDGGRAEVAGFDVLRKPDEVRLRIGLLGQHAAVDEELGGRQNLVMFGRLFHLGARRAGERADELLGRFGLADAGRKAVRHYSGGMRRRLDLAASLVMAPRILFLDEPTTGLDPRGRTEVWQAVRSLVDGGTTVLLTTQYLEEADQLADRISVVDGGRVVADGTPDELKSATGGDRIDVVLHDAGQLGRAAGLLGEALGSAAGGGAVTADAEGCRLSVPVADRMAGLAEAVRVLAAAGIEAADLAVRRPTLDEVFLHLTGDGAAGGTGGAAGARPSAAAAVDADKEGTTV; encoded by the coding sequence GTGACTGACCGCGATCATGCGATCGTCGTCGAAGGACTGCACAAGCACTACGGCACCAAAGCGGCCCTGGACGGGCTGGACCTGACCGTTCCGCACGGCGTCGTGCACGGTGTCCTCGGACCCAACGGCGCAGGCAAGACCACCCTCGTACGGATCCTGTCCACGCTGCTGCGGCACGACGGCGGCCGGGCCGAGGTCGCCGGCTTCGATGTGCTGCGGAAGCCGGACGAGGTGCGGCTGCGGATCGGGCTGCTCGGCCAGCACGCGGCGGTCGACGAGGAGCTCGGCGGGCGGCAGAACCTGGTGATGTTCGGGCGGCTCTTCCACCTCGGGGCGCGCAGGGCGGGCGAGCGGGCGGACGAGTTGCTGGGGCGGTTCGGGCTCGCCGATGCCGGACGCAAGGCGGTACGCCACTACAGCGGCGGGATGCGGCGCCGGCTCGATCTGGCGGCAAGCCTGGTGATGGCGCCGCGGATCCTGTTTCTGGACGAGCCCACGACCGGGCTCGATCCGCGGGGCCGTACCGAGGTGTGGCAGGCGGTGCGCTCGCTGGTGGACGGCGGTACGACGGTGCTGCTGACCACGCAGTATCTGGAGGAGGCCGACCAGCTCGCGGACCGGATCTCGGTGGTGGACGGCGGCCGGGTGGTCGCGGACGGCACCCCCGACGAGCTGAAGTCCGCGACAGGAGGCGACCGGATCGATGTCGTCCTGCACGACGCGGGGCAACTGGGCCGGGCGGCCGGCCTGTTGGGCGAGGCGCTGGGGAGCGCGGCGGGCGGCGGTGCGGTCACCGCGGACGCGGAGGGCTGCCGCCTGAGCGTGCCCGTCGCCGACCGGATGGCGGGGCTGGCGGAGGCCGTACGGGTGCTGGCCGCGGCGGGGATCGAGGCCGCGGACCTCGCGGTGCGGCGGCCGACGCTGGACGAGGTGTTTCTGCATCTGACGGGGGACGGGGCGGCCGGCGGCACGGGCGGGGCGGCCGGTGCACGCCCGTCGGCCGCCGCGGCGGTGGACGCGGACAAGGAGGGCACGACGGTATGA
- a CDS encoding ABC transporter permease, with the protein MSGMVWAVTDSWTMTRRGLAHWARQPVQVIVQLVFPVLLLLMFGYFLGGGMAVPGGGNYKEYLVPGMFALTMAFGLESTMIAVTQDLGKGVLDRFRSMPMAPSAVLVGRSVLDMLQSALSLLVMIGVGLAMGWRWHGGVVDAAAAVGLLLLLRFAMLWIGIHLGLLAGRPELVQAVQILVWPVGFLSNAFVSAASMPGWLGAVAEWNPMSATASAVRELFANPGWSGESWAAGHAGLLAVVWPLVLLAVFFPLAVRRYRRLGR; encoded by the coding sequence ATGAGCGGCATGGTGTGGGCGGTCACCGACTCCTGGACGATGACCCGGCGCGGTCTCGCGCACTGGGCGAGACAACCGGTGCAGGTCATCGTCCAACTGGTCTTTCCGGTGTTGCTGCTGCTGATGTTCGGGTACTTCCTGGGCGGCGGGATGGCCGTGCCGGGCGGCGGCAATTACAAGGAGTACCTGGTCCCGGGGATGTTCGCGCTGACCATGGCGTTCGGGCTCGAATCGACGATGATCGCGGTGACCCAGGACCTCGGCAAGGGGGTGCTCGACCGCTTCCGGTCGATGCCGATGGCCCCGTCCGCGGTGCTGGTCGGACGGAGCGTCCTGGACATGCTCCAGTCGGCGCTCAGCCTGCTGGTGATGATCGGCGTGGGGCTGGCGATGGGCTGGCGCTGGCACGGTGGTGTGGTCGACGCGGCGGCCGCGGTGGGGCTGCTGCTTCTGCTGCGGTTCGCGATGCTGTGGATCGGCATCCATCTCGGCCTGCTCGCGGGCAGACCGGAGCTGGTGCAGGCGGTACAGATCCTGGTCTGGCCGGTGGGCTTCCTCTCCAACGCCTTCGTCTCCGCCGCGTCGATGCCCGGCTGGCTGGGCGCGGTCGCCGAGTGGAACCCGATGTCGGCGACGGCGAGCGCGGTCCGTGAGTTGTTCGCCAACCCGGGGTGGTCCGGGGAAAGCTGGGCGGCGGGCCACGCGGGACTGCTGGCCGTGGTGTGGCCGCTGGTGCTGCTCGCGGTGTTCTTCCCGTTGGCGGTGCGGAGGTACCGGCGGCTGGGGCGCTGA
- a CDS encoding glutamate decarboxylase, producing the protein MTLHKGASASDRKHTKHPVNPFYGEADPVAGMETEPPRHTLPDGPVSPHTAYQFVHDELMLDGNSRLNLATFVTTWMEPQAGVLMAECRDKNMIDKDEYPRTAELEKRCVAMLADLWHAPDPAATIGCSTTGSSEACMLAGMALKRRWMQRNKDRYPGEARPNLIMGANVQVCWEKFCNFWEVEARMVPMEGDRFHLDAASAAELCDENTIGVVAVLGSTFDGSYEPVAGICAALDEVQKQKGWDIPVHVDGASGAMIAPFLDPELVWDFRLPRVASINTSGHKYGLVYPGVGWALWRDTDALPEELVFRVNYLGGDMPTFALNFSRPGAQVAAQYYTFMRLGRSGFRAVQQATRDVARSMAERIGALGDFRLLSQGDELPVFAFTTADDVTAFDVFDVSRRMRERGWLIPAYTFPPKREDLSVLRVVCRNGFSLDLADLFMADLEALLPELREQPRPLQRPENVATAFHH; encoded by the coding sequence ATGACTCTGCACAAAGGCGCATCGGCATCCGACCGTAAGCACACCAAGCACCCGGTCAACCCCTTCTACGGCGAGGCCGACCCGGTCGCCGGCATGGAGACCGAGCCGCCGCGGCACACCCTGCCCGACGGCCCGGTCTCCCCGCACACGGCCTACCAGTTCGTACACGACGAGCTGATGCTGGACGGCAACTCCCGGCTGAATCTGGCGACGTTCGTCACGACCTGGATGGAACCGCAGGCCGGCGTCCTGATGGCGGAGTGCCGGGACAAGAACATGATCGACAAGGACGAGTACCCGCGCACCGCCGAACTGGAGAAGCGGTGCGTGGCGATGCTCGCCGATCTGTGGCACGCCCCCGACCCCGCGGCCACCATCGGCTGTTCCACGACCGGGTCGAGCGAGGCCTGCATGCTCGCCGGGATGGCTCTCAAGCGGCGCTGGATGCAGAGGAACAAGGACCGGTATCCGGGCGAGGCCCGGCCGAACCTCATCATGGGCGCCAACGTCCAGGTCTGCTGGGAGAAGTTCTGCAACTTCTGGGAGGTCGAGGCACGCATGGTCCCGATGGAGGGCGACCGCTTCCATCTGGACGCGGCCTCCGCCGCCGAGCTGTGCGACGAGAACACCATCGGGGTGGTGGCGGTCCTCGGCTCGACCTTCGACGGGTCGTACGAGCCGGTGGCCGGGATCTGCGCGGCACTCGACGAGGTCCAGAAGCAGAAAGGCTGGGACATCCCGGTCCATGTGGACGGCGCGTCCGGCGCCATGATCGCCCCGTTCCTCGACCCGGAGCTGGTCTGGGACTTCCGGCTGCCGCGGGTCGCCTCCATCAACACCTCGGGGCACAAGTACGGCCTGGTCTACCCGGGCGTCGGCTGGGCCCTGTGGCGCGATACGGACGCGCTGCCCGAGGAGCTGGTCTTCCGCGTCAACTACCTGGGCGGCGATATGCCGACCTTCGCGCTCAACTTCTCCCGGCCCGGCGCCCAGGTCGCCGCGCAGTACTACACCTTCATGCGGCTCGGCCGGTCCGGCTTCCGCGCCGTACAGCAGGCGACCCGCGACGTGGCCCGCTCGATGGCCGAACGGATCGGCGCGCTGGGCGATTTCCGGCTGCTGTCCCAGGGCGACGAACTGCCGGTCTTCGCCTTCACCACCGCGGACGACGTCACCGCCTTTGACGTCTTCGACGTCTCGCGGCGGATGCGGGAGCGCGGCTGGCTGATCCCCGCCTACACCTTCCCCCCGAAGCGCGAGGACCTGTCCGTCCTGCGGGTGGTCTGCCGCAACGGCTTCTCCCTGGACCTCGCCGATCTGTTCATGGCGGACCTGGAAGCGCTGCTGCCCGAACTGCGCGAACAGCCACGCCCGTTGCAGCGCCCGGAGAACGTCGCGACGGCGTTCCACCACTAG
- the wrbA gene encoding NAD(P)H:quinone oxidoreductase: MPVHDVHVAVIYYSSTGTVAELAQRIADAAEHAGADVRLRRTAELAPQAAIDANPAWAANAAATADVLEATHEDMLWADAVIFGTPTRFGNVTSQLKQYLDTLGGLWQQGRLADKVYSGFTASATPHGGQESTLLALYQTVHHFGGILVTPGYTDPAKFRDGNPYGTSHVGGPDTPLDENARTAARIQAERVVKFTKAIKHGLSPAS, translated from the coding sequence ATGCCCGTTCACGACGTGCATGTCGCCGTCATCTACTACTCGTCGACCGGCACCGTCGCCGAGCTCGCCCAGCGGATCGCGGACGCCGCCGAGCACGCGGGGGCCGACGTACGACTGCGCCGGACCGCGGAACTCGCCCCCCAGGCCGCGATCGACGCCAACCCGGCCTGGGCGGCGAACGCGGCGGCCACCGCGGACGTCCTGGAGGCCACCCACGAGGACATGCTCTGGGCGGACGCGGTGATCTTCGGGACCCCCACCCGCTTCGGCAATGTGACCTCGCAGCTCAAGCAGTACCTCGACACCCTGGGCGGCCTGTGGCAGCAGGGCAGGCTGGCCGACAAGGTCTACAGCGGCTTCACCGCGAGCGCCACCCCGCACGGCGGCCAGGAGTCCACCCTGCTCGCGCTCTACCAGACCGTCCACCATTTCGGCGGCATCCTCGTGACACCGGGCTACACCGACCCGGCGAAGTTCCGCGACGGCAACCCCTACGGCACCTCCCACGTCGGCGGCCCGGACACCCCGCTCGACGAGAACGCGCGCACCGCCGCCCGCATCCAGGCGGAGCGCGTAGTGAAATTCACGAAGGCCATCAAGCACGGCCTCTCACCGGCGAGTTGA
- the leuE gene encoding leucine efflux protein LeuE: MLGITDLSTYLVGLALIILLPGPNSLYVVSVAARRGPRVAYRAAAGVLCGDTVLMTLSAGGVASLLQTSPVLFAVVKFAGAGYLTWLAVGMLRGAWALWRGREARRAARQDGAAEAPKEAVERPYRRALVVSLLNPKAILFFISFFVQFVDPSYAHPVLSFLTLGAWAQLFSFTYLSVLIFSGTFLAATFRRRKRLTAGLSAGAGAAFLGFAAKLSLASAG; this comes from the coding sequence ATGCTGGGGATAACGGATCTGTCCACGTATCTGGTGGGGCTCGCGCTGATCATTCTTCTGCCGGGTCCTAATTCGCTGTACGTCGTTTCGGTGGCGGCCCGGCGCGGGCCGCGGGTGGCCTACCGGGCGGCGGCCGGTGTGCTGTGCGGTGACACGGTGCTGATGACGCTGTCGGCCGGCGGGGTGGCCTCGCTGCTCCAGACCAGCCCGGTGCTGTTCGCCGTCGTGAAGTTCGCCGGCGCGGGCTATCTGACGTGGCTGGCGGTCGGGATGCTGCGCGGCGCCTGGGCGCTGTGGCGCGGCCGGGAAGCGCGCAGGGCCGCGCGGCAGGACGGGGCGGCCGAGGCGCCGAAGGAGGCCGTGGAGCGGCCGTACCGCAGGGCGCTGGTGGTCAGCCTGCTCAACCCGAAGGCGATCCTGTTCTTCATCTCCTTCTTCGTGCAGTTCGTCGACCCGTCCTATGCCCACCCGGTGCTGTCGTTCCTGACGCTGGGCGCCTGGGCGCAGCTGTTCAGCTTCACGTACCTGTCGGTCCTGATCTTCAGCGGGACGTTCCTGGCGGCGACCTTCCGCCGCCGCAAGCGGCTGACGGCCGGGCTGTCCGCGGGCGCCGGCGCGGCGTTCCTCGGCTTCGCGGCGAAGCTGTCGCTGGCGAGCGCGGGCTGA
- a CDS encoding MerR family transcriptional regulator — MSYSVGQVAAFAGVTVRTLHHYDEIGLLLPGERNHAGHRRYGEYDLDRLQQILFYRELGFPLEEVAALLDDPDADPQEHLRRQHDLLTGRIGRLQEMAAAVEHAMEARRMKVQLTPEEKFEVFGDFDPDAHAAEAEERWGGTDAYKESQRRAATYTKDDWKRLTAEFDALHRTMADLLAQGVPADSEAAMDVAEEHRRFISGTYYDCPYEMHSGLGEMYVTDERFTATYEAIRPGLAVYMRDAMLANAVRHL, encoded by the coding sequence GTGAGCTATTCGGTAGGGCAGGTCGCCGCCTTCGCCGGGGTGACGGTGCGCACCTTGCACCACTACGACGAGATCGGGCTGTTGCTGCCCGGCGAGCGCAACCACGCAGGTCACCGGCGCTACGGCGAGTACGACCTGGACCGGCTCCAGCAGATCCTGTTCTACCGGGAGCTCGGGTTTCCGCTCGAAGAGGTCGCGGCCCTCCTGGACGACCCGGACGCCGACCCGCAGGAACATCTGCGGCGCCAGCACGACCTGCTGACGGGGCGGATCGGCAGACTCCAGGAGATGGCCGCCGCCGTCGAACACGCGATGGAGGCACGCAGGATGAAGGTACAGCTCACACCGGAGGAGAAGTTCGAGGTCTTCGGGGACTTCGACCCCGACGCGCATGCCGCGGAGGCGGAGGAGCGCTGGGGCGGCACGGACGCCTACAAGGAATCGCAGCGCAGGGCGGCCACGTACACCAAGGACGACTGGAAGCGGCTGACGGCGGAGTTCGACGCCCTGCACCGCACGATGGCGGACCTGCTCGCACAGGGCGTGCCGGCGGACTCCGAGGCGGCCATGGACGTCGCGGAGGAGCACCGCCGGTTCATCAGCGGCACGTACTACGACTGCCCCTACGAGATGCACAGCGGACTCGGCGAGATGTACGTCACCGACGAGCGGTTCACCGCCACCTACGAGGCCATCAGGCCGGGCCTCGCCGTCTACATGCGTGACGCGATGCTGGCCAACGCCGTCCGCCACCTGTGA